The Sphaerochaeta sp. genome segment AGCCCGACGAAACGGAGGATGCGCCCATCCAGCGATACATGGGAAAGACTGTCCAGAAGCGTCAGGAAGAACGGACGATAGGAAAACAGAAACGCCAACACCAATGCGGGCGCCACGTACAGGTACGGGCTGAGTTTCCGGAGTCTGCTTCCTTTCATATGGTGCATATGCTAGCGGCAGGGCGGAAACCTGAACAAGGGGATTTGGTGAGGAAACGATGAAAACCGCCTTCAGTTTCTTCCCTAACGAGAGATACGTCAGCTATAGCTAACGTGAAAAGCGTCACGGAAGGTGTTCAGACAAGCACGTTGTCGTACAGCTGTTTTCCGTAGTCCTTCAATTTTTTCAGCACCACTTTCTGGCGCGCTTCCGTCTCGGTGCTTTCCAGCCGTTCGTCGATCTTCCGGTTGAAGAAGTTCCAGTCGATGGCCACGCCTCCCGGGGGATTGAGCAGACGGTTGGCGCAGAAGCTCTTCCAACGGAGTTTCTGCGTGTCGGTCAACGCTTCCGGCCAGTTTCGGCAGACGTGGCGGAACACCATCTCCGGTGCCCGTGGATCTGCGAACTTGATGTTCAGGCTGAGCATCTCTTCCGGCTTGGTGTGGTGGAGCACCTCGAACTGCTGTTTGTCCGCGTCCGGGAAGAAGCCGCCGCTGTAGATTTGGAAATCGGTGTCGTTGACCGGTTCGTATTCATCATTGGCGGCGAGTTCCCTGAGCTTGAGGATCAACGAAGGATCGGACTGCAGGATGCGGTATCGTTGCTGGGCGAGCTCGGTGTCGATGCCCAGCCGGGACAGCGTCTTCTTGTCCGGGAAGGCCGAGGTGAACTTGGTCAGGAACGGACAGCGGTTGAACGCCAGTTTGCACAGTCCCGGCACCTTGGCAAGCTGTTCGCCGGTGGCCGAGAGCAGCGGGGCGGGATCCTTGGAAAGGTCGAAGCAGTAGATCGACTTGTTCTGGTCCAGCACCGGCGTGATGGGGACGACCAGCGCGGTGCATCCGTTGGGATTGGTGAACTGGCCGGCCGTGTACAGCACCGGGGAGCCGAACGGAGTGGTGACCAGATTCTTCACCACCTCCTTTCTTCGGTTCCGGAACGCGTATTCAAACAGTTTGGGTTGTTTTTCCTTGATCAACCGGGCGATGGCGATGGTGGCGTAGACGTCCACCATGGCGTCGTGGGCGCCTGTCTGGTCGATGTGGTTGGCCTTGGTCAGTTCGGTAAGCTTGAATACCGGGTGGAGCTGACCGTTGGCTCCCATCTCGGCGGGGGGCCATTGGATGTTCTCCGG includes the following:
- the sbcB gene encoding exodeoxyribonuclease I, with the translated sequence MQPPFVKDTFLWYDLETYGLNPRYDRIAQFAACRTDMDLNPIGDPIVLYGKISDDYLPDPLSCMVTGIAPGDHPEALCEYDLAVRINQEFSQPYTVVVGFNNLKFDDEMVRSLLYRNLMDPYEREWKNHCSRWDIIDLVRAAHDFRPENIQWPPAEMGANGQLHPVFKLTELTKANHIDQTGAHDAMVDVYATIAIARLIKEKQPKLFEYAFRNRRKEVVKNLVTTPFGSPVLYTAGQFTNPNGCTALVVPITPVLDQNKSIYCFDLSKDPAPLLSATGEQLAKVPGLCKLAFNRCPFLTKFTSAFPDKKTLSRLGIDTELAQQRYRILQSDPSLILKLRELAANDEYEPVNDTDFQIYSGGFFPDADKQQFEVLHHTKPEEMLSLNIKFADPRAPEMVFRHVCRNWPEALTDTQKLRWKSFCANRLLNPPGGVAIDWNFFNRKIDERLESTETEARQKVVLKKLKDYGKQLYDNVLV